The DNA window CCTGGATGCACTACAGTTTCACTCCGCCCGCCGGAGCGTTGGGTGAGGACCTGCGCCGCCTGCTGACCGGCAGTCTTGCGGACAGCGAGGCCGCCCGGGCCGACCGGGGGCGGCTCACTGTCTCCTGCTGCAGCCCGGGTGGGGCAACATCAAGGAAACTCAGGCTGCTGTTCCTCTGCACGGGGAACTCCTGCCGCAGCCAGATGGCCGAGGGCTGGGCCCGGGCCTTGAAGGGTGATTCGATTGAGGCTTACTCGGCCGGGGTCGAGCGCCACGGACTCAACCCGGACGCCGTGGCCGTGATGCGCGAGGCCGGGGTGGACATCGCGGGCCAGCGTTCCAAGACCGTGGATGAACTTCCGCCCGTGGATTTCGACTACGTGGTCACGGTCTGCGACAACGCCCGCGAGAGCTGCCCCGTGTTTCCGGCCCGGGTGCGCACGCTGCACCGCAGTTTCGACGATCCGCCGCGGCTGGCCCGCGAGGCCGCAAGCCGCGAGGCGGCCCTGGACTGCTACCGACGCGTGCGGGATGAAATACGGGAATTCGTGCTGACTTTGCCCGAAAGCCTGGGCAACTGAAAACGGAACACATGGAAAAGGAGAACGAGAATGTCCGGATGCTGCGGCTCGAACCGCGAACAGAATGTGAGAACTCAGGTGCGGGAGCACTACGGCCAAATCGCCGAGGCCGGAGCAGGCCAGAGAGGCGGCTGCTGCGGAACCGAAGAGAGGGACAACGACTCGATCGCCCGCGCCATAGGCTACAGCGATACCGAATTGTCCAACCTGCCCGAGGGGGCCAACCTGGGGCTGTCCTGCGGCAACCCCACGGCCATCGCCTCGCTGCGTCCCGGCGAGGTGGTGCTCGACCTGGGCTCGGGCGGCGGGTTCGATGTTTTCATCGCGGCGAGTCGCGTCGGCGCTGCCGGCCGCGCGATCGGGGTGGACATGACCGCCGCCATGCTCGAGCGCGCCCGCGGCAACAGCGCCGCTTTCCACGCGCAAAGCGGCCTGGACAACGTGGAGTTCCGCCTGGGCGAGATCGAGCACCTGCCCGTGGCCGACAGCTCGGTGGATGTGGTCATCTCCAACTGCGTGATCAACCTGTCGCCGGACAAGCCGCAGGTCTGGCGCGAGATCGCCCGCGTGCTCCGCCCGGGAGGGCGGGTGGCGGTGAGCGACCTGGCCCTGCTCAAGCCCCTGCCCGAGGCGGTCCTGTCCAGCGTGCGCGCCCTGACCGGCTGTATCGCCGGCGCGGTGACAGTCGATGAGACGCGCCGCATGGCCCAGGCGGCCGGGCTGACCGATATCCTCCTCACTCCCAAGACCAAGTATGTGGACCAGACTCCCTGGGATGACCCGTTCTACGCGGATATCATCCGCAAGCTGCCCTCCGGCGCGAAGTTGTCGGATTACGTGACCAGCCTGGATGTGAGCGCGGTCAAACTGTCCTG is part of the bacterium genome and encodes:
- a CDS encoding arsenate reductase ArsC; the encoded protein is MFLCTGNSCRSQMAEGWARALKGDSIEAYSAGVERHGLNPDAVAVMREAGVDIAGQRSKTVDELPPVDFDYVVTVCDNARESCPVFPARVRTLHRSFDDPPRLAREAASREAALDCYRRVRDEIREFVLTLPESLGN
- the arsM gene encoding arsenite methyltransferase; its protein translation is MSGCCGSNREQNVRTQVREHYGQIAEAGAGQRGGCCGTEERDNDSIARAIGYSDTELSNLPEGANLGLSCGNPTAIASLRPGEVVLDLGSGGGFDVFIAASRVGAAGRAIGVDMTAAMLERARGNSAAFHAQSGLDNVEFRLGEIEHLPVADSSVDVVISNCVINLSPDKPQVWREIARVLRPGGRVAVSDLALLKPLPEAVLSSVRALTGCIAGAVTVDETRRMAQAAGLTDILLTPKTKYVDQTPWDDPFYADIIRKLPSGAKLSDYVTSLDVSAVKLS